In Methanoregula formicica SMSP, the DNA window CGGATTTAAAATTTATCAAAAACTCTCTCTTTAGCAATTCAAGGTGTATCTGATGATCACAAACACGGCAATGCAAACAAGGAAGATAAAATGGAAATTAATTGAGTATCAAAAAAATGTTAGACTAACCTGTAAATTCTCAAGGGATTATTTGAATACATTCGAATTTGTTATCTGGGAGGTATAAATGGTTGATGTATTATTAATCGTGCCTCCGTCACCAAAACCGGACAGAGTATGTGTTCGCGATAAAGGTGCAATGGGTTTTTCAAAAGCAGGGTACACATTCCCCCCATATGATTTAGCAATGATCGCTGCAAATATCAGAGATATTGCATCTGTAAAAATTATCGATGCTAATGCAAATAAACAAAATTTTATTTCGTTATCTCAAATGATAAACAACCATCGACCAAATTATGTAATTTTCTCAAATTCGACTCCTACAATCGATTGGGATATGAATATTGCAAAAATTTCAAAAGAGATCGATCCTTCAATAATTACCATGACCTATGGTCCGCATATTACAGCCCTTGGAGAAAAAATTCTTTTAGACTATAAAGAGTTAGATTATGCAATAATTAACGAACACGAGTTAACAATAAAAGAGATCATCTTACGTGGAAACAAAAATGAAATCAAGGGTTGTATTTCAAGGAATGGTGAAGCGATAATCAATAATGGATATAGGGAGGAACTAGAAAATCTGGATATTCTTAATTTTCCTGCACATGACCTATTAAATCTTCGTGTCTATTCACTACCCTATGCAAAAAGAGCACCTTTAACCGCTACTATGACTTCTCGTGGATGTCCGGGAAAATGTATTTTCTGCTGTTCTTGGCTTATTTCAAAAAAATTCAGAGCTCGATCCCCAGATCATATAATAAATGAACTAAAATATCTCTCCGAAGAACTTAAAGTGAAAGAAATAAAATTTTGGGATGATACTTTTACTTATAATCAAAAACGAATTTTTGATATCTGTAAATTAATTCGAAAGGAAAAAATCGACATATCTTGGGTATGTAATACTCGTGTAGACTCAATAAGTGAGCCATTATTAAAAACAATGAAAGATTCTGGATGCCATACAATTTGTTTAGGTGTTGAGAGTGGCGATAATGAGATTTTACAATACATCGGAAAAGAAATTACTGTTGATCAAATAAAAAAGGGATTTGAAATTGCAAAAAAATCAGGGCTACATACAGCAGGTTTTTTTATGCTTGGTCATCCTCATGAAACCACCCAGTCAATAAAAAAAACTATTGCTCTGGCGAACATTTTACAACCAGACTATGCCTCTTTTAACATCGTCACCCCATACCCTGGGACGCCTCTCTATCAATTAGCTGTGAAAAATGGTTGGTTAAACAGATCCGATTGGAATCGGTTTGAATCGACATTATACCCTGTAATGACATTGGATACCGTTACTCCAGATGAAGTACATTCACTTTTTAAAAATGCCTATCGTGACTATTATTTAAATTACAGATATATATTTAAAAGGGTACGGCAATGGAAGAATTTTGCAACAATAAGGTCAGATTTTCGATCCTTTTTGGGATTGTTAGGGATGATCCATGAGGACTCGAAATGAAAATTCTTATAGATATCAGCCATCCGGGTCATGTTCATTTATTTAAAAATT includes these proteins:
- a CDS encoding B12-binding domain-containing radical SAM protein — protein: MVDVLLIVPPSPKPDRVCVRDKGAMGFSKAGYTFPPYDLAMIAANIRDIASVKIIDANANKQNFISLSQMINNHRPNYVIFSNSTPTIDWDMNIAKISKEIDPSIITMTYGPHITALGEKILLDYKELDYAIINEHELTIKEIILRGNKNEIKGCISRNGEAIINNGYREELENLDILNFPAHDLLNLRVYSLPYAKRAPLTATMTSRGCPGKCIFCCSWLISKKFRARSPDHIINELKYLSEELKVKEIKFWDDTFTYNQKRIFDICKLIRKEKIDISWVCNTRVDSISEPLLKTMKDSGCHTICLGVESGDNEILQYIGKEITVDQIKKGFEIAKKSGLHTAGFFMLGHPHETTQSIKKTIALANILQPDYASFNIVTPYPGTPLYQLAVKNGWLNRSDWNRFESTLYPVMTLDTVTPDEVHSLFKNAYRDYYLNYRYIFKRVRQWKNFATIRSDFRSFLGLLGMIHEDSK